DNA from Cataglyphis hispanica isolate Lineage 1 chromosome 6, ULB_Chis1_1.0, whole genome shotgun sequence:
GTGTGGTCGCGCGTTTAAGAACGGTGACAATGACACTAGCCAATAAATTAGGACGCCACGAAGAATGAACACGTTCTCGACATACACGCGAGGAAATAGCGTGACGAGCAGGAGCGGTCTCGCGGCGGTGAGTGAAAAGCTACTCGTTTTCCCGTACTAAAGAGAAGCCTGCGGTCGCTGATGAATGGAGCGACAAGTGACCgcgatattattatacgtgGGACGGTTCTTGAGCTGAGGAAAGGATCTCGACGCGCGAGATCGGGCCCGTTTTAGGGATGAAAGAGCGGCGATAATTCACGAATCACTTGGAAGACGCGTAAAATCGAGATTTTTTCGCACGATTCGACGTGAATAAAatcgagaataatatataaaagagctTGCGGTGTcttgattaaaaagaattttcgagttagaaatatttcttgctCCTCCATCTAAGTCTATCATCATCGATAATGTTTTAATCTTTGGATTtcatgattctttttttctttggttTCATATAAATCACTGATTTTAAATCCTCGCAAACTCGCTCATTTTTCGCGTTTAATGGCACTAATCGTCATCAACAACgtaggaataaataaataaatcagcaAACGCACGTTCGCCACAGGTGGTGACGCGCACGATCGTCCAGGGTGGTCCGTCGATTTCTCGCATTGTGGTATCGAGAATCGCTTCGTATCCGCAAACGAAGGATAGGGGAGAGAAAGCCGTAATATCATCATTATATTACGTCACACAGATGCGCGGATCGGGGGATCTCGAGACCAGCGTTTTTATATTGCGGTTACGGTGTCACATTGTGCGTCCCGGTGTCCAAAAAGGGTCCCCCTGGAGGACTCCCGTCGAGAGAAGGTCTACGGCATAGCGGGGTTACTGATTGGCTGATTCCCCTGTCAACAGCTATGGTAATCTGTACGCATTTCCTGCATATCTTCCCTTTCCGATCCCTGATCGTCACCTGCCGATTTCGCAAACGAGACGTCTTTGACGGATTTTGAAGAATATGTCACGtggataaatttaaagatcacTACTAGATTCTTTGTGTAATGTATaactatattgtataaaagttcgaataatatataaaaattgtttcaagaAGAAGAGATAAtttctgtttaaatttaattagattatttctttgcacatatttttgaatatatgtataaataatttatgaagcaAATATAggcaaaagtaaaaattgtgTTTAGTACTTTAACTCACTCTGAACATTGCGATACTCGTAATCGCAAAATATCGAATTTGatcaaatttgcataaatggCAGTCTGTTATTGTTAAAAGTGAATATATTTGTCTtgtttttcgttaaaaatttcaaaaaaaaaaattaatagtaggAGTTGCATCTGATAAGAAGGGTTCGCGGACGATAAACCGTTTCTGTAATCGAGAAAACGAGGGAAAATGTTGGCAAATCATGCTGGAACCGCTAATAGCTTTAACGGTGctgaattgtatttttatgttcAGTTCCACAGTCACGACCTGTGCAGTATGGTAATGATCCGTTCCGCAttactttcttatttaaattttaatctattaaaatattaataaaatttacaatattatgcgAGTTATGATTACGCCATCGCATTAATAATTTCGCATTTTAGGTGGCAATATCAAGGCCACCGTTGTTGCGCCAGGGAAAGTGCTCGTCAATCAAAAGCTGATTTAAAAAGATCGAAAAGCTTACGAACTGCTAGAAAGTTaggaaaatcaaattttaatggcAATGGTGACGTTAACATTGTCAGCAATTCCAATAAAAACGGTGGTCGCgaaagcaaaaagaaaaatgatcaaaagaaaaaatctaagAGTTTGAGATATTTGGCGGAATATCagaagaagagaggaagaaaaatgcCACTTCCGTGAttgcattttctatatatactactctttttctaatttttttttttttttgtatatttcttattttattaatattattatacgtcattgttttattagatttatattttagaaatagacTAAAAGCAAGGGCGCTcaatgaaaaaacaaaaatgtcaGAAGCTTCTCAGACATTAAATGACACGAAATCGACAATCGTAATGGAATTTTCAACAGTCCAAAAAGTCGTGCAAATTGTTGACGATTCTGACGTTAATTCGACGCGACCTCCTTTCAAAGATATTGTTATTCAGAAAGATACGATAAACGGAAAACGTGATTATCATGTTGAGCAGAATTTTGAGAGCAATCTTGCTGCTGCCgaaaatccttaataaattgtgataagttaataaattaacgataTAACTCACTAGATATcgtagatattaaaattaatattaatattataataaaattaatattaatattataatattcaacataatttgctttatttgttgtcgcgtatttatttttattttgcacacttgtaaatgtgaataaaaagcTCTTCTTAATAAATGCTAGGATATTTCAAAGTctacatatatgcatttttatgcatttaacaATATTGCTATCGGTTCTATTAaacgtttaatatattctctattattatttaataattttatttgatttgcacactttgtttattttcgatttttagaAACAGATGCTGTCAGATACCTCAAGatcttttatagataatttcgCTTTTATTTGGTTCCAAAATTTCGTTGCTCTTTGTGCTGTTCAAAAAACTGTCTGacttattgcaattattcgaACATTTGACCGGTTTGTTACATATTGGCGAAGTTTTCCTATCCTTTTTTAAGCATCGACATGCGTTTCTATGTTCTCCCAATGGTCGATCGCATACTTTTTTTCTGGGACACGAACGATGTTCTCGTCGATCTTCGTCATTGCCTTCGAAGcatgaaaaatttctaaatcgtCGTACATGAACTGAATCAGTTTTCACGCATTTCGGAAAATCACGCGAATGTGCTTTCCGGTGTTTCACAATCGACTTTCTCCGTATGCAACACTCGCTCGAATCCACTTTCctaatatttttcgagaatcttggaaaactaaaaagaaaaagaaaaaagctaaTTTGGCCGAAGAAATACGTAGAATATGCTTTAGCATATTCTTACGGGTCAGTGATTGGCTGGCTGTTACGAAGTCGTACCATACCGAAAAGAGAATGCACCAGATACATGCTATGCAGGCGCTGTTGCATATGGTAATGCAGTCCACCATTTCGCGAGTCGACGAAAACTttacattttgtgatttttagaACGACGTTTCATGCTTTGACAGCTGAATCCAATTTTTCTAGATATAATGATGGAATTTCcaatgcaattattaataatgacacTGCTATAAATTGTGCTAGGAGGACGACATAACGACATCACGGTAACACGTGAAGTATAGAAAGAATCATTGGCCATCGCGTCCGTCAGCTGTCAATCAGTGATGCAATGAATTCCAATAGATTCCAACcgagaaaatgtaattaaatctttcatcAGTTGCATGCTACATCAAATCGTCATACCTTTCAATTGTTGattctcaaataattttgagatgtTAAAGATTATCGAATTATGCAGCTGCATCTGTGTcacgtttttatatttgaaatgcaAATTTCAGTAATATTCTGCTAATTGCATTTTGCTCATTTACACCTGTTTATAAATCGACAGCCATTTTGATTGAATATTCCGCAAACTTTAGCAGCGTTCGAAGTACagcaaattttttgatacatgTATAATGAGAACATCGTTCAAAATACAAAGTCTCAGAATCAAGTAAATACACTCGCGTTTTATGCATCTTGACAAACGTTGCACAATCAATTATTGATATGCACTCatcgttataattttatgcttgcTCGAGTAGGTTAATATAtggcttttaaaatattctttcggGAAATACTTTCcgcatttgtataatttagcaaaatagcaatttttgcaatcgaATGCATGGTGCATTGATTACCTTAATCACAAGTTATGCTGTCAAATTCGAACAGCTTAAAATAcgacataaataaatagtggATATTAGCGATTCTGGcctatttcatcattttttagcCAGTTTTGTAGAAGTTATAATGATTAGGAAATGTTTACAGCCAACTtctttaacttatttttttttttgtaattctaaATCAACAATGACTCCAATAATACACATGCTAAGTAAAagcttcaattttatttcatcagaATCGAACGGAATTTCAATCTGAAtggttagaaaaataaaaaattagttttgatAAAGTTAAAggtttatgtaataaaagaagaattttaagaataatttttcttcagatCGCGtttgtttcaaaatatctCTCACAACTCGCTACTTTCACGCGAGATCAATGATCGAAATTGAGCAATCGTTATTGCAATCAGATCACGTTGGCTGAGTTTCGTTATGAAAACAATAAGACGAGCAGTGTGCATTTTCTACTTAGGTTCACGCACATATTGGGTGtcacatatgtatgtgtgcactTGGACATTCTTCTTATGTAACGCAGTATATGTATACGATATCTCTATGGTGGGGAACTTGAAATATTGCCACGAGGAAGAGAGGAATCGCTCTCCTTCAAGCAGATAGAAATCCTGAACGCCAGAAACGGTGGAAGGTATTTCTTTATTCGTCAAGCTGGGCTGCACAGTGCAACGCATGAAATTTTCACGAACGTCACGATATTCTGGCTGCGATTTAGtatcaacatttatataagaaacaaGTAAGTATCACAATACCTTGGAGATTGATCCTTGAATTATcctctttcaatttataagtGATTGCAAAACACGACTCATTTCATTAGGTTCGTAAATATAcggaatgataaaaattatgcactttttttcatttataaaatttcagtaaatttaattttttagagaaaatatattttataaaaatctgaatatattttatagaaagagagagagaaaaagttatttgatctattaaaatttattcaaattgatattataacaaGGTAGatacaaaaaacttttaaatagttttcttcACTTCACATAaactttacattaaaaatatttaatatatatctgaattgtaatttaatagatCTTATAGACAAAAAGATCCATTCTAGattcatcaataaaaaataaatgtatgatcatttattttaattcttacaactttattttattatttcctatatgattatataccCATAGTtgctaattttcaaaaatccaaaactggtttttttcttttgcaacgTGAAACTTCTTTTACATTTactcaataattttcatcggtttaatgttatttctattatatgatacgattatgaaaaaattgaaattcaaaCGACAATTCggagtaaattatttataatttaaattaacagtttttttaatattatataagttttatataatatttttatttcaatttcttttaaatgttaCTATAATTTGCGGAAAAAAGGTCTGAGATCAAAACCAATTGATCGATTTACAAGTGCcaatatcattttcttttcccattaataaaattgattgttaaaaatgcgaaaattcGTGATTATTCAGTTGCAACAATTAGAAGTGACATCCGCATTGCTTTTTAATGCTTACACTTCTAATGCAAAATGACGTAAATGacgaataaacaaatatttaatcacattAAAAGCCCAACCCATTAGtgttgaaacaattttatttaattttaactcttGTAACTGAAAAGCATATACATGCAGATTGGAATGCAAATATCAAAAGTATCGGCATTTCATTTCTTTGTCAATTGTCAAATGTCGTGCAATACCACGATAATAACGAAGAGAAATTGTAATGGCCGATTGTGAACTCTCTAATTGGTATTCGACGCTGTCGATCaactttcgcaaaaaaaaaaaacacaatgcGTTCGAAATTCGCCAATAATTCGAACGGGCCTGCGAGATCGAATTCGTGTCACGCACGTGTGCCTTTTCCTGACTCACCTGTGTGTTATTTCCTATTACTCCCGCACCTTCGTTTCtcaagcaaatattttaaagaggtAAACATCATTCATGACGCCGAGAACAGATGAGGTCATCTTTTCGCAACGGTAATAAATCATGCTATAACATGTAGACAATATAAAGgatgtatatgtttttttgtgCAATATGACAAATGACGCTATGACATTATGACAAATCAAATGAAATATGAAGCTgcaaaaaagtacaaaaatgagaatcataaatatcagtattaaaatagataaagagTATGTAGTACATATTTACGTATTTTTTCATACTcttctaaattcttttttgcgtTATGAGAACCGTTCATCAAATGGCATTCGGaattggaaattaaatatttgttcgcTAAAATTCGAGAAAACTAAACAAAGACATATGACTTAATGCTATTTACTTGTCCTGATAAGAAAAGTGCGAAAGTAAACAAtagattagattttttatatcatcaaaCACATTGATACCAAAAGAAATAacatgcatttatttaaagtaaaaaattgcagTGCTGTAgcaaatcaaaattgtttaattcattgttttaaattcacgctgcacaataaaaaataaaatatatgtgtaaaaattataaacagagtaacaatgtacatattatcggtttgtttctttttttgccgaaattttattctctaatCAAATTCCGCAATCTCTGCATCGTGACAACAATATCGATTTAGTTGTTGTTTCAGAAAATTATGACGTTGTTACCACCAACATCGGCGCAACAGAAACGGATGGACAAGCAGCTTCCACCTGATCCGGAAATGAGAGAACAGGATATCAAAGCTCTTCGAGAATGGTTATCTAAGCAACCGCACTTGCCAAATCACATAGGTGTTTgtccataaattattttaatcataattattttaatcatcgaAACGAAAGTACGATGCATGATTTCGATACTATCTATAGCAATATCTTCTAATAGTACAATATTCAAGTTATTGAGAgctttgtgtatttttttccaataagatctataacaaaaaatatagttgatgtttatcaaaaattaggAAAATAAAGTACTTGAcaacaatttatatcaaatcagataaagaatatatgtcAAAAGCGTGcgacattttatacaaaaaaaatatatatataaatgacgtATACGATTTTACTGATTGTAGATGACGGCAAGCTGGGgcgatttctttataattgcaAGAACAGCGTTGAGAGATGTAAATTAATACTGGAAAGATATTATACCGTTCGAACATCTTTGCCGGAATTTTTCACTCCTCGCGATCCGCTGTCTCAGGATATTCAAGACTCCGTTGGCGTAGTGTAAATAAATCTCACATTTTTTCGCGCAAttccgaataatttttaaaaaagaattattagaataCTCGCTTGGGGTTTCGGAGCAAATCGGaaagtttcaaataaattctcaCAATGTTATAAACGttcttaaacaaatattttcattagagACTACTTCGTGTTACCATCGTTAACCGAAGAAGGATATCGTGTCAGCATCTTCCGGATACGCGACACCAACGTGGAGAAATTCTCGTTTCAAGCGATAGTCAAAcgtattttaatgatatttgatGCTCGTTTATGGGAGGAATCCTGCTTGTCCAATATTATGATCATTGATCTTAAGGTATGAACTgctctactttttttttatgcttaattttttgtatcagAAATAGAAGTTATcaacagatatatttatacgctAAATATTCCTTGACTCACTGGGTTTTGAAACTTAAAATTCATTAGCCTAGTGGTAGccagtaaatataaaacaagtataaataaataaatatttcttgctttaataaaatagtcacattttttctttttttacaatatattgttcatactttaagaaaaaagtgCATATAAAGGGTTGGGTATAGAGCTAGGGAATGAAATATAGAAGGCTAGGTTGCACTTAAACGTCAAGTATATTGAGTGCACTCTCATTTAGTTACGCCACTGTGTTACGTCAAAAGCAGATGAAATCGCGTTTCATTTACAAAgtctataatgaaaaatagatataaaaaaatcgcatcAAAGAACGTCTTTTAAAGTCTTTAACTTTCatcatttttgatataattatatacacacacacacacacacacatatttttaattatcaaatatttaacattaataacataaatctcccgcaatttttctacaaaaaattaattttttagggaTGTAGCACGgcacattttgcaaaatttattccgACACAATCTATCGTAAGACGGGCGATGTTGGCAGTGCAAGATAGCATGCCTTTCCGATTGTCTAGCGTTCATTTTCTTAATGCACCGTCGTTCATTACCAATATTGTCAACATACTTTATCCactcttaaaagaaaaactaattCAGAAggtaaatcaaaaatttatacaaagtcATGATAaagtacaatttaaaaaatgaaaataaattggaaataCGCGACACAATTCTTATATTTGCAGTTTCATATACATAATGGCGACGGTGAGGAATTATACGCTTATATGGATAAAGATATACTTCCTAACGAATGGGGTGGCAAAGCAGGCACGTTTCAAGAATTAAAtggtaaatataatctttcatttattatcaatttataattaattcatttctaaaatgtttctcattattataaagCGTTTGTTCGcactttgtaaaaaataatgcttaataaaaaataata
Protein-coding regions in this window:
- the LOC126850565 gene encoding uncharacterized protein LOC126850565 — protein: MSLCRPPSTIYSSFSSTREMVDCITICNSACIACIWCILFSVCFPRFSKNIRKVDSSECCIRRKSIVKHRKAHSRDFPKCVKTDSVHVRRFRNFSCFEGNDEDRREHRSCPRKKVCDRPLGEHRNACRCLKKDRKTSPICNKPVKCSNNCNKSDSFLNSTKSNEILEPNKSEIIYKRS
- the LOC126850533 gene encoding alpha-tocopherol transfer protein-like, whose product is MTLLPPTSAQQKRMDKQLPPDPEMREQDIKALREWLSKQPHLPNHIDDGKLGRFLYNCKNSVERCKLILERYYTVRTSLPEFFTPRDPLSQDIQDSVGVVDYFVLPSLTEEGYRVSIFRIRDTNVEKFSFQAIVKRILMIFDARLWEESCLSNIMIIDLKGCSTAHFAKFIPTQSIVRRAMLAVQDSMPFRLSSVHFLNAPSFITNIVNILYPLLKEKLIQKFHIHNGDGEELYAYMDKDILPNEWGGKAGTFQELNAAWQEKIEKNRDWFLRDEKLSRTNEKARLPESKTSRLLMELEGTQGSFRKLNID